From the genome of Pseudomonadota bacterium:
GGGTATGATTGTATCAGCCCTTAATGGATTTGGAACAGGTAATACCTGGTTCGATATGTTCGAGCAACACAAGGGCACGACGATTGAGACGACCTGCAGCAAGCCGTTGAGATTTCAAAATAATGGTTGGGATTTAAATTAAATAACCGATGGGCAGGAAAAGGAGTTATAGATAATGAAGAAAACATGGCCTGGAAACGGCTCTATTGATGAAAGGCAACAATACCGGCTGGATAGCTTCTCTGTCGGGGATTCCTGGCGACTTTTCCGGATTCTGTCCGAGTTTGTTGACGGTTTTGATGCGTTGTCGAGTATTAACCGACCGGCAGTATCCATATTCGGCTCGGCTCGGACTTCTGCGGATAATCCGTATTATAAGCTTGCAACAACGGTTGCCGAAGGCTTGGCCGAGGCGGGGTATGCGGTAATAACCGGGGGGGGGCCCGGGATAATGCAGGCCGCCAACAAAGGAGCCGCCGCCAAAAACGGCATCTCCATCGGCCTCAATATAAATCTGCCCTTTGAGCAGGAGCCGAATCCTTATGCCAATCTCCCCCTTGATTTCAAATACTTTTTTGTTCGGAAGGTAATGTTCATCAAATATGCCATGGCTTTTATCTGCATGCCCGGCGGATTCGGCACCCTGGATGAACTTTTTGAGGCGATCACCCTTATGCAGACCAAGCGGATCAAGGGGTTTCCGATAATTCTGGTGGGTACCGAATTCTGGTCGGGTCTGATCGAATGGATCAAGGAAAAGATGCTCAGCGCGGGAAGTATCGACCAGGAGGATCTGTTGATATTTTCTCTCATGGATGATCCGGATGAAATTGTCAACTACATACGAAAAACGGTTATCCTGTAGTCGACAGAGCTGGGGGCGATTTATTGAACAGTGGCTCTTGTAGTATTAGAGAGTCAATTTTGGAGAATAAACTTGGATACGGCAAACACTTTCAGCAGGATAACCAAATTTTTCTCCACCGAGGGGAGGGCAATGGTCATTGTCCGCGCCTCTCTGGTGATTGTTCTGCTTGCCGCTGCCGCCAAACCAGCCGCTGAGCTCACCTGGAAAATTGTTAGTTCCACCGGCAAATCTCGTTTTATCCCCCAAACTTTGCCAACGGATTTCGGCATGAAAGATTCCGAGAAAACAGTATCTTCGCAAATCAGGAAAGCCGTGTTGCCTCTTTTCGGGCAGGCGCAGCGAGTATCTTCTGCCCCTCAGGAAAAAGCCCAGGAAGATATCCCCAAGACAACGCTCAGTCTTGTTCTCAAGGGAGTGATCGGCGCCTCGGACATGAAGATGGCTCTGGCATTCATCAATAGCAAGAGCGGCAAGGATGAAGATGGCATCTATGCGTTGGGCGACAATGTTCCGGGAAACGCCGAAGTTAAGGAAATTTACTTCGACAGGGTAATTCTTCTGCGTTCCGGAAAACTTGAGACACTGCTTCTTGAAGAAGAGGATGACCAGGGCTCGCCGTCCGTGAAGACCGCAAGCGTTGCTTCAGCCGGTGCCGGGGTGCGAAACCGGGGTGACGGCATGCACTGGGACATCGACGAGCAATATTTCAAGGGACGTCTTGCCGATATTCCTTCCCTGGCCAAGGAAGTGGGCCTGGATGTCTATAAAGAAGGGGGCAGACAGAAAGGCTATAAGCTTGTTTCGGCAAAAGGCAGCAGCTTATTGACAAGCATGGGGCTTAAGCCGGGAGACGCGCTCATTGAGGTGAACGGTATCAGTCTGATTGATGCCCATCGAGGGCTTACCGCTTACCAGAAGATACGTGACGCATCAGAAATCAGGCTGGTAATTGAAAGAAATGGTGAGAAAAAGGATCTGGTATACTCCGTTAATTAGCCATCTTTTAACCGATTTGACTGAAGCGTTATGTTCGTGAGCGTTCGGTAATTGTTTTTAGACTGTATGCGTTTAGTCTACAAGGATATGAAATAGGGGTGATAGAGGGAAATTTTAAACGACTTATTTCATATTATTGAAAAAACTATCGTCCTTCAGTCTACAGCCTTAACGAATAGAATAATTACGTATAAAAGTGTTTGATTATTTTCAACACGCATTCAGATGCAATTAACCAAAATTTAATGGCGCCGTAAAAAGTCGAAAGCGACAAGTTACGGGATAGTGATTTCAATAAGTTATACCCCCCATAACGTCCGTCTCGTGGCTTTTTACGAGACCGACAAAATTTAATGAGTCTTTTTATGGAACGGATGAAATTTTTATTGGTGACGATGCTATTGGTGGTTTTTTTGTCTCCCGGCGGCGTTCATGCTGCTGAACCTGCGGCTGATGAAGAAATGATCTTTAATTTTCATGACGTGGATATCCGAACGATAATCAAAAGCGTTGCAAAGATCACCGGAAAGAATTTCATCCTTGACCCGGGGGTCAAGGGTAAGGTGACCATTGTGTCCTCTCAGGCGATGTCGGCTGATGAAGTGTACGGTGTATTTCTTTCCATTCTTCAGGTCCATAATTTTTCAGCCATCGAGGCCGGTCAGATTGTCAAGATAATCCCCCACGACCAGGCAAAGCAGGATAATTCGCCAATCATCAACGAGGGCGAAACTCTTGAAAGTGATAAATTCATCACCTTTTTGCATCGGCTTGAATTTGTTGAGTCCGACAAGTTAGTGCCCATCCTCCGTCCATTGATGAATCCCAAGAGTTATCTTGCCGCCCACCAGGATAGCAATACCATCATCATTTCTGATAATGCGGCGAATGTTAAACGACTTGTTGAAATTATAACAAAAATCGACCAGGGCAAGACAGCGGAGCTCGAGGTCGTCAAGTTGCAGCATGCCGATGCCCGTGATGTTGTATCGGTTGTTGAAGGGCTTGACGTCAAGGCCCAGAAAGGAAATGCAGAGGCGCAACAGATTCGCCTCATAGCTGATGAGCGGACCAACAGCATTCTGTTGAGCGGTGCGGAAAGGCTTATTCTGCGGGCCAAGGTGTTGATTGCCCATCTGGATACGCCGGTTGCAACCGAGGGAGATACCCAGGTGGTATTTCTGCGTTATGCCCAGGCAAAAGACCTGATGCCGATCTTGAGCGGTATGAAAACCGAGCAGCAGGGGGGGCAGCCCAATGTCAAAGGCGCGGCAAGGGGAGGAAGGGCTGATGTTATCATTCAGGCTGATGAAGCGACAAATTCCTTGATAATAACCGCCCAGCAAACCGCGATGAAAACCCTTCTGTCTATTGTCCACAAACTTGATATCCGCAGACCGCAGGTGTTAATCGAGGCGGTGGTGGCGGAAGTCACCACGGGCAAAACCGCTGATCTTGGCGTTCAATGGCGTTCCACAGCAGGTACGGATGGCTCAGGGTTTATCGGCGGCACTGATTTTACAAACCCAAATCCCAATAACCCCGGTTCCGGAATTAATTCCCTTGCCGTCAACCCCCTTGGGCTTTCAGGGGGCTTCAACCTGGGATTTTTTAATGGCACCACCACTATTTTCGGCACTGAGATCCTTAATCTCGGGGGATTGATCAGCGCCTTGTCTTCCGACGGCGATACGAATATCCTTTCGACGCCGACCCTGGTGACCCTTGATAATCAGGAAGCGGAGATTATTGTCGGCGAGAACGTTCCTTTTGCCACCGGGAGTTATACCTCCACCGGCAACAATAATCCCCAGAATCCTTTTACCACCTATGAGCGCAAGGATGTCGGGGTGAAACTCAAAATCAAACCGCAGATCAACGAGGGGAATACCGTCCGCCTTGAGCTTGAGCAGGAAGTTTCAAAGGTTATTCAGAGCGCCGCATCCACCGGCCTGCAGAGCACTGATACCCGCTCGATCAAAACAACGGTGATTGTAGAAGACGGTAAGATTCTGGTATTGGGGGGCCTGATCAGTGATGATGTTCAGGAAAATGTTGTCAAGGTGCCATTGCTGGGAGATATCCCGTTTATCGGCGCCCTGTTCCGCTATTCCTATTCAAAGCATGAAAAAAAGAATCTCATGGTTTTTTTGCGGCCGGTGATCTTGAAGGATGAGGAAACCAGCAGTCGAATCACCTTTGACAGATACGATTATATGAGACGCCGCCAGCAGGAGTTCCAGGAAGACGGTGTCAACTTAATGCCCGGGGAGGTTGTGCCGGTGCTTCCTGAGCTTGAAGGATCAGCACATCATACCGATGATCAGTTGCTTGAGGAATCAGGACAGAATGTCGATGCCCAGTGAAAATGTTCATTTTGCCGCACAATTGCCTTTTTCTTTTGCCAGGCGCAATGGAGTGGTTGTGTCCGGGGAAAAAGACGGAAGGGTAACCGTGGTTTGTCGGGAAAAAATAAATTCCTTGCCGGTGATTGAAATCAGGCGGCGATTGAACCGGCCTCTTGATCTTCAGGTGGTGAGCGTCGACGCCTTTGAGGCACTCCTGCAGCGGGTGTATGAGAGCGGTTCCAGCGATACCATGCAGATCGCCGATGATCTTGGCGAAGATATTGATCTGCACAGCATTGCCCAGCAGTTGTCCGAACCCGAAGACCTCCTTGAAAGCGAAGACGATGCGCCGATAATCCGACTTATTAATGGTCTGCTTACCGAAGCGGTGAAAGAAAACGCCTCGGATATTCACGTTGAACCCTTTGAAAATCGTCTGAGAATCAGGTTTCGGGTTGATGGGGTTTTACGCGAAATTCTCCAACCTTCAAAGGTATTGGCGCCTTTGATTGTTTCGCGGATCAAGGTTATGGCGCGGTTGGATATTGCTGAGAAGCGTCTTCCCCAGGATGGACGGATCTCTTTGCGGATTGCCGGCCGACCGGTTGATGTGCGGGTGTCGACAATTCCCGGCGGCCATGGGGAGCGGGTCGTGTTGCGGCTTCTGGATAAACAGGCCGGACGCCTGGATCTGGGTCAGCTTGGCATGGCGGCGGAAACCATGTCGCGCATGGATGTGATTATCCACAGGCCTAACGGAATTATTCTGGTAACCGGGCCAACCGGCTCCGGAAAAACAACGACATTGTATGCGGCTGTGACCCGGTTGAATGACAAAAGCCGCAATATCATGACCGTTGAGGATCCCATCGAATATTATCTTGACGGCATCGGTCAGACTCAGGTGAGCACCAAAGTTAATATGACCTTTGCCCGTGGCTTGCGGGCCATTCTTCGTCAGGATCCGGATGTGGTGATGATCGGCGAGATCCGCGATCTTGAAACTGCGGAGATCGCCGTGCAGGCAAGCTTGACCGGGCATCTTGTTTTTTCCACACTTCATACCAATACAGCGGTGGGGGCGGTGACCCGTCTCAGAGATATGGGGGTTGAGCCCTTCCTTCTTTCATCCACCCTGGTGGGTATTCTTGCTCAGAGACTTGTGCGGCTTCTCTGCCGGGATTGCCGGGTGCCCTATCAACCGACGGCCAGTGAATGTATGGCCCTGGGTTTTGCAAAGGAAGCGCCGCCGGAAATTTTTAAGACGGCTGGTTGTGATCACTGCAATAATCAGGGATACAGCGGGCGTACGGGAATCTATGAACTGGTTCAAGTGGATGACACCCTCCGGCAGATGATTCATGCCGGGGCAGGGGAGCATGAAATGGAGGCTTATGCACGAACCAAGACGGGGAGTATTCGGGGGGACGGCCTGCGCCGGATACTTGATGGTGATACGAGCATTGAGGAAGTAGTCAGGGTAACTCGTGAGGATTTTCGTGAAGAATAGCGCAACGGCTAAGACCTCAACTGCGGTAATTTACAATTATCAACTGTCAATTTTTAATTCCGGCATTGCCGGAGTGGTGAATCATGGGGGCTTTTGAGTATTCAGCGCTTGATACTTCCGGACGCCTGAAAAAAGGGGTGCTTGAGGGCGATACCGCCCGTCAGGTAAGGCAGTTGTTGCGGGATAAAGGATTGTCGCCGGTAAGCGTTGAAGGGGTCTCTGGAGGCGAAACCCGACAATCAAAGAGTATCATGCGCGGCAGAAGTATCAGCCCTACAGACCTTGCTCTCGTCACCAGGCAGCTTGCAACCCTTGTCCGCTCAGGAACCGTTTTGGAAGAGGCCTTGCGAGCTGTGGTCGATCAGACTGACAAGGCGCGGATTAAAAGTGTGATTGCCGCTGTACGCTCAAAGATTCTTGAAGGGTATACTCTTGCGCGGGCATTTGCGGATTTTCCTTCGATTTTTCCGGCATTGTATTGCGCCACAGTTGAGGCAGGCGAGCAGGCCGGGCATCTGGACGTTGTTTTTGAAAGGCTTGCCGACTATACCGAATTCAGGCAGCAGATCAGGCAGAAAACCATGCTTGCCCTGTTGTATCCGGCTTTTTTGACCGTGGTTGCTGTCCTGGTGGTGAGCGCTCTCCTTGCCTATGTGGTGCCGCAGGTTGTTTCGGTTTTTGAAAATGTCGGTCAGGAATTGCCCGTTTTGACCCGCTGGTTGATCGCCACAAGTGGTTTTGTTAAAAGTTACGGACTGTTATGTCTGGTCTTATTTATTGTCGCCGCGGTGGGAATCAAGATACTGTTGCGCAATGAGAAAGTGCTTTTCAGGTTCCACCGCCTGCAGTTGGCAACCCCCATGGTTTCAAGATTTGTCAAGATACTCAACGCCGCCCGTTTTGCGCGGTCATTCAGTATTCTTACCGCAAGCGGAGTTTCAGTGCTTGAAGGCATGCGATTGTCGGCGCAGGTGATCGGCAACCTCCCGATGCGGCGGGCAGTTGAAGAGGCCGCAGGCCGGGTGCGGGAAGGCGAGAGTCTGCA
Proteins encoded in this window:
- the gspE gene encoding type II secretion system ATPase GspE — translated: MSMPSENVHFAAQLPFSFARRNGVVVSGEKDGRVTVVCREKINSLPVIEIRRRLNRPLDLQVVSVDAFEALLQRVYESGSSDTMQIADDLGEDIDLHSIAQQLSEPEDLLESEDDAPIIRLINGLLTEAVKENASDIHVEPFENRLRIRFRVDGVLREILQPSKVLAPLIVSRIKVMARLDIAEKRLPQDGRISLRIAGRPVDVRVSTIPGGHGERVVLRLLDKQAGRLDLGQLGMAAETMSRMDVIIHRPNGIILVTGPTGSGKTTTLYAAVTRLNDKSRNIMTVEDPIEYYLDGIGQTQVSTKVNMTFARGLRAILRQDPDVVMIGEIRDLETAEIAVQASLTGHLVFSTLHTNTAVGAVTRLRDMGVEPFLLSSTLVGILAQRLVRLLCRDCRVPYQPTASECMALGFAKEAPPEIFKTAGCDHCNNQGYSGRTGIYELVQVDDTLRQMIHAGAGEHEMEAYARTKTGSIRGDGLRRILDGDTSIEEVVRVTREDFREE
- the gspD gene encoding type II secretion system secretin GspD, whose protein sequence is MERMKFLLVTMLLVVFLSPGGVHAAEPAADEEMIFNFHDVDIRTIIKSVAKITGKNFILDPGVKGKVTIVSSQAMSADEVYGVFLSILQVHNFSAIEAGQIVKIIPHDQAKQDNSPIINEGETLESDKFITFLHRLEFVESDKLVPILRPLMNPKSYLAAHQDSNTIIISDNAANVKRLVEIITKIDQGKTAELEVVKLQHADARDVVSVVEGLDVKAQKGNAEAQQIRLIADERTNSILLSGAERLILRAKVLIAHLDTPVATEGDTQVVFLRYAQAKDLMPILSGMKTEQQGGQPNVKGAARGGRADVIIQADEATNSLIITAQQTAMKTLLSIVHKLDIRRPQVLIEAVVAEVTTGKTADLGVQWRSTAGTDGSGFIGGTDFTNPNPNNPGSGINSLAVNPLGLSGGFNLGFFNGTTTIFGTEILNLGGLISALSSDGDTNILSTPTLVTLDNQEAEIIVGENVPFATGSYTSTGNNNPQNPFTTYERKDVGVKLKIKPQINEGNTVRLELEQEVSKVIQSAASTGLQSTDTRSIKTTVIVEDGKILVLGGLISDDVQENVVKVPLLGDIPFIGALFRYSYSKHEKKNLMVFLRPVILKDEETSSRITFDRYDYMRRRQQEFQEDGVNLMPGEVVPVLPELEGSAHHTDDQLLEESGQNVDAQ
- the gspF gene encoding type II secretion system inner membrane protein GspF — translated: MGAFEYSALDTSGRLKKGVLEGDTARQVRQLLRDKGLSPVSVEGVSGGETRQSKSIMRGRSISPTDLALVTRQLATLVRSGTVLEEALRAVVDQTDKARIKSVIAAVRSKILEGYTLARAFADFPSIFPALYCATVEAGEQAGHLDVVFERLADYTEFRQQIRQKTMLALLYPAFLTVVAVLVVSALLAYVVPQVVSVFENVGQELPVLTRWLIATSGFVKSYGLLCLVLFIVAAVGIKILLRNEKVLFRFHRLQLATPMVSRFVKILNAARFARSFSILTASGVSVLEGMRLSAQVIGNLPMRRAVEEAAGRVREGESLHRTLAKSGYFPPITIHLIASGEASANLEEMLERAAHAQEREIETLIAAAMGIFEPVLILVMGLIVLGIVLAILLPILDLNQLVR
- a CDS encoding TIGR00730 family Rossman fold protein, with protein sequence MKKTWPGNGSIDERQQYRLDSFSVGDSWRLFRILSEFVDGFDALSSINRPAVSIFGSARTSADNPYYKLATTVAEGLAEAGYAVITGGGPGIMQAANKGAAAKNGISIGLNINLPFEQEPNPYANLPLDFKYFFVRKVMFIKYAMAFICMPGGFGTLDELFEAITLMQTKRIKGFPIILVGTEFWSGLIEWIKEKMLSAGSIDQEDLLIFSLMDDPDEIVNYIRKTVIL